The following nucleotide sequence is from Trifolium pratense cultivar HEN17-A07 linkage group LG2, ARS_RC_1.1, whole genome shotgun sequence.
caagtcaaaataaaataaaatttataattcaaaccaaatgaaaaatagatgaaaaacaaaaatatttcctattcctacgacgtcgttgttttgtttcagatttttttaaaaaaaaaaaaaaaaaagcgacatcgttttgccctatttttttttttttaaaaaaaaaaaatctgcaaaaccgcttgaaccgcccggccggttcaccggttcgaccccggttcacgcgttttttgcaggtcggtttcctatccgttttttgctcaaaaccgaaccgttttcatgaccggttcacggtccgaccggtcctaccggccggtccggtccggttttgataaccttcgTATGTAGCACCGCCCCTCATAGAGTACACACACCATTGTctcaaatttataatatttcaaaataaaatttaacctcTGATtgacattttaattttagtgaaatatatataaattctgaAAGAATTTTGTAAGGCCTAATTGATCTAGTTGAAAGAAATTTAGATGTCTTCACTGTTTAATCattggtttaatttttcttcttcttcttaaaaaaaaaaaatcattggtttaatttttgaatttatatgtATTTATTTCAAATTGGACAAAGCCCCGATACAAATGGTCCAACTAGCAAAAATTCAGTCCAATTCATCATCATTCTTCAGATCGAGCGAAGAATTATTTCAGCTGCACATCGGGTATATCGCACTCCTGCCATAGCGAATCCGTTCCTCCAATGCATGAAGATTGTTGGATTGATCTCAACGGCTCCCAACACTCTACGCCGGCGGAGGTGGTTACAACACCTCACCTATTTAAGCGCGAACCATGCAACACAATTGCAGTGTGATtttaattcacgtgtacggccGCAACAACTGTTACCGCATCCGTGATCtcaaccacaatttaaaaccttgctcGCCGCACCAAAATCAAGTGCAATCACCTGAGTCAATCAGATGTGTATTAGAGTTAATCATTTTCGAGATACAAATAGGAACTAAATGAAGGAAAGAGTAGAATTTAACTTCTATAAATTGTGAGTTCTCTTTAGTATATATGAAGTGTATGAGAGTTTCTCTCAACGAGGAAAACTACCTGATTAACTGTAAGAAATAATATCACATGAATGAAGTCCtatttttatgatttatttttatcagtaattttatatggtttattttactttaaaaactaattttacaacctttttgtttgtttttttaattgtaaGTAGAGTATGGACCAACTGAAGTTACTTGAGcagaaaaaaacaattattaaaatttgGGTAAATAGGTTTCTACTCTCTCAAAGTAGGCGAGTTTTTGTTTACCCTCCTGCAAACAcgcttttttttaattatccaTATAATGTGAAGATCCTCTGGCTGGTTTATCTGGAAAATATTGACCTAAGATTCCACAAAAAAGATGACATGGAAAATATTGACCTAAGATTCTATAAAAATAATGACGTGGCATGGTCAATCAGAGATAAACCAAAACTCGCCTACTTTGAAGGGGTAAAAACCTATTTACCCTATTTTGAATGCTTCATTGCTGCAAGATCATGAGTGACCACAATTTTTGTAAAACAAGTGAAAAATGGAATACTAGATTTTAAAGATCTCAAATTTTACCTTTTTCTAGCTCTTCTATTGCGAACAAAGATAGCTATTAAAGTGACAAGTATTGCTGATCCTGCTATTACCAATGGAACAAAAAATTCCTTTGATATTTTTGCATTATCCTTTTTCCCTCCTCTTTTTTCATCTTcaccttcttttttttcctcaaacACTTGCTCATAgtctttttcttcatctttaaTTTCTTCTATTCCTTGTTTTGCTTCCTCATCATTGTTTATGCATTGTTCAATATCTtggcctcttttacatttttttgaaTCATGGACATCTATTTTAGGTTCCAttctttttgctttttcttctccttcaactTCAAATTGTTTAGTGCATGATGTGCTAGAAACCTCTAATTGTTGAACCACTTTATCAGCTACTACTTCTAATGTTGGAGTATCCTCCATGGAATCAAAATCTCTTTTTGGTGGTAGATTCTTTGGTACCATAGAGTTTTGTTGGCTTCCTGTATCCTATAGTAGAAATTacttcaaaatataaatacattttaaaatggttaaatataataaggcttaattattattttggtttcacatcGGTCCCTTCAAGATTAAACGTTCATCTTTGGCCCCTTAAAGATACATCTGTTTGCTACATTGATCCCTTCTGTtaatttttttgcataaaaCGTTAACTTTGGTTTCATATTAGTCCCTTATCTAGTTTAATATGAAATCAAAGTTAACGTTTtctgcaaaatataaacaaaagggATCAATGTGGCAAACATAGATattttaagggaccaaagtgTAACGTTTAATCATTATgagaccaatgtgaaaccaaaaaattaattaagagaccaaaatactaattaagcctataaaaAATGACATGACATTAAATGATTAAATGTTGTTCACCTCTTTTTGTTCAATTATATCTTTTTCTTTAGAAATGGTTGCTTCTAGTTCTTGAATGTGCCTTTCCACCTCTTCTTTTCTAAATTCTTCTACCCTTGGAATTTCATTGTCCATGTTTGTTGGAGTCTTTACAACTATAGTTGGTTGTTCCACCCTCATTTTAGAAGTGGCTTCTTCTAACTCTCTTTGATGATTTCTATCTGAAGTTTCATGCACTTTTTCTCCTACCCTTTTGGATTCACTACTAGCATTGTCAAATTTTAAGGCTTGTGTAGTTTTTCCATCTTGTCTTTTGAATGTGCAATCATCTTTATTTTCTTCACTCTTTGCAACCTTTGCCTCTTCCATTTCCTTCACAACTTTTTCATCTTCTAAAGTCTTTTGTGTTTGAAATTCTTTCTTATTATTCTTTTGCACATATTGGTGACCTCTGTCGTCTTTTCCTTTAGCGACGGTAGCTTCTAGTACTTGAATGTGCTTTTGCCCCTCTTTTTCTTGATGCTTTTCTTCTACCTTTAAAATTTCATTGACCATGTTTGGTAGACTTGTTAATTCAAGAGGCTCTTTCCTTTCAACTtcttttattgtatttttctcAACTGTAGTTTGTGCTTCAACTTTGATTTTAGAAGTTACTTCTTCTAATTCTCTTTGATGTTCTCTCTTTGGAGTTCGATGCACTTTTTCTTCTACACTTTTTGATCTATTAGCCTTCTCAAACTGTGTAGTTATTTCCTTCATTTTAggtttattttcttctttggtTTTTGGTTTTCCATTCACTCTTTTGAGTGTTGAAGAATTGTTAGTTTCTTCATTCTTTGCAACCATTGGTCCTTCCCTTTTCTTCACAACTCTTTCTTCTTCCACAATATTCGGTGTATGAAATCCATTCTTATCATTCTTCTCTTCCACATGAAGTACGTCTTGTTCATTAAGGAGAAGTGGCAGCAAACTATCAATATTTTCTTCTGATTTTCTGCTTATTTCATCTGTTGATGGTTCATTAATCTTTGGCCTTTGTAACTTTGATGTTTTTGCTTCTTGATATGTTGCATCTTTTGGTTCTTTAATCTCTTCTGTTCCAAACTCATGTTGTTCATGTTGTAAATTATCATTGTTCAAACTTGCTTCCAAGGATTCTACTTCATTAGCCTTTGTTCCTTCTTCTTTATAAATGGTTTTTACTAGTACAGGAATGTGACTTTCCACctcattttctttttgtacttcttCTACCTTTGAAATTTCATAGTTCAGATTTGGCCCTGTTAATTCTTGAGGATTTTTCCTTTCACCTTTTTTAGTTGGAGTTTTTTCAACTGTAGTTGATGGTTCCACCATTTTAGACGCGACTTCTTCAATTTCTCTTTGAAGTTCTCTATTCGGAGTGTCAGGAACTTTTTCTTCTACCCTTTTGGATCCACTAACCTTCTCAAAAGGTGtcattttttccttcattttaaGCTCCTTTTCTTCTGTGGTTTGAGTTGTTTTTCTGATCTCTCTTTGGAGTGTTGAAACATGTTTCTCTTCAATCTTTGTAACTTTTGGCTCTTCCTTTTTCTGCAAAATATTTTCTTGCACATCAAGGAACTGTGGTTGCAAACTATCAATTTTTGCAGTTTCCACAATGTTTAGCTTTGGTGaatcttttgtttcttcatgtTCTCCAATAGCTTTTATTTTCTCTGTGGATTGTTGATTACACTTTGACCGTTGTAACTTTGATGGTTTAGCTTCTTGACATGCTGCAATTTTCGGCAATTTCATCTCTTCAGTTCCATAATCATGTTGATCTTTTGTCTTTGGAAATTTCCAATTCACAATAGTCTTTTCTAGTTCAAGAGGCCTTTTAGTTTTCATTTCTGCAACATCATTCTTCAGGCTTGATTCCAAGGGTTCTGCTTCTTTCTCTTGCATTGTTTCCCCATTTAGAAATTCGCCTTTTTCTAGAGGCATTTCTTGCTTGAAAGTGTCCTTTTGTTTAGCCTCTTCATTTTCCTTCATTTCAATACAATTTTGGATATCCTTTGTATGATTTTGCCCTTTTGATTCTAAGGAAACTTTGTACTTTTCTTTGCTCCCTTCACatgatttatctttttcttcaaCTTCAGACTGTTGTGTTATTTGAAACTTTGGTGTTGATAATGATTTCACAACTTCATCATCGATAGTCTCAACCTCTTTTGCAATCTTTTGATTTAGAATATCTTGATTGATACTTTCATCTTTTGATTCATGTGTCTCCTTGCTTTGAAATTTTTGAGGTGACATCGTCATATTCTGTTTCTTATCCTTTGCATTCCGATAATCAAACTCCTTAAATCCCGTGCTTGCAACTGATTGAAATTCTCTTTCAGGAGTTCCTATCTCTTTCGGTTTTGACTTGTTTTCAACGGATTCTTCAAACAAAATCTGACTAATTGTTTCAATCTCAGTCCCTTGAAGTTCATTTGCTTCAACTTCTAACTTTTTATATTTCTCCCTCTTTACTTTTTCACTCTCTTCTTTGATACCTTTAGTTTTCTCCATTTTTCTATCCTTGGGTCCTTCTCTTGTATCAATTTGTGAATCTAACATTTTCATTGAAAAATCTTCTTTTCCAGACTTGGTTGATTCGCATCTTCCTTCACTCATATCTTCTTGCAAACAGCAttgatctttttcttttggtgtgTTTTTCTtcaaatcttcatcttcttcattttgTATCTTCTCATTCACAGTCTTCGCAAACTTTCCAATTTTCGCATTCTTTTCCTTGACATCTTCAGTTTGCTTCATTTCTCGAaacttatttgtttttcttccatcaaatattccaattttatctTCATCATCTTGGACTATTTCCTTTGTCATCGGATTGGATTCTTCTCCTTGTACCATTTCCATCAAACTTTCACTTTCAACCAATGCTTCATTCAAAACCTCgtcttttttttcctcttttgcaACATCAAAATCTTTACTTCCATCAATCTCTGCAACCTGCCGCGGCAACTCTTTAGTCTCACTCTTTGATACTTCATACATTTCTTTTACAGTATTCTCATGTTGTTGACCACTTTCCTTAATTCCATGTTCACTCTTTTCATGTTCACTTTCCTTATTCACATGCATGTTTTTGAGTCTATCACCTTCCCCATTCTCCACAAAATATTCAATcccttttccctttcttttgaCAACATTTTCATCGACAACATTTTCTTTGACATCTTTGATTTCTCGCCGCTTTTGAACATTCAATCCTTTATTTTGCTCATTAGTAATTTTAGGCAAGTAATTTTGAATCTCTTCATTTATCTCTCCTTCAACTGCTTCTTTATTAAGCTTTTCTCTTACAGATTCTTGATTTCCATCTTTACTTTCCATCTTAGGCTTTCCAAAGTCCTTATGAACATCTTCATTGGCTTCAAAAGGTTTCATGCTACTTTCTTCCACACTTTCTTGGATACCTTTATTTTGTATCTTCTTCTTAGAATGTTCAATATTTGCACCCTTTTCATTGACATCTTTAGTTTGTTCAATCGCATGAAACATTTTTGTTTCGCTTTCATCAAATATTCCATTATTAACATTCTCTCCCTCAAAAGGCTCATTTGGTTCAACATGCATCTTTGTAGATCCTTCTCCTTTCAACTTCACtatatcattttcaattttatcttcGCCATCTTGGACTATTTCCTTTGTTATCTCCTTGGATTCATTTCCTTCCACTATTAAACTTCCattttcaactaatgcttctttCTTAACCTCTTTTTGTTCTTCCTCCTTAGCAACATTACAACCTTTACTTTCTTTCATCTTTGCGACATGTTGTTGACCACCTTCCTTGATTCCATTATCACTCTCTTCAATTTCCTTTTTCATTGTCTCATTTGTATTATTGCCTTTCTTTGCTTCCTCATGCATCACTTTCAATCTTTCACCTTGACCCTTCTCCAAAAAATATTCAACCTCTTTGCCTACCATTTCTTCTTTCTCATTTTTGGTTTCTTGCATCTTTTGATTATTCAATCCTTCACTTTCCTCATAGTTATTTTTAGGTAAGTTCTTAGGAAACTCTTCATTGATAGTTATCTTTGCACCAAATCCTTCTTTGTTAGGCTTTATGATTTCCTTTTGGATGATATCTCCAAACATGGTTTTTTGCACATCTTCATAGGCTTCAAAAGGTGGCTTTTCATATTCCTCTTTCAATTGAGTTTGGTTTATAGAATCAATATTGTTAGGAATATGATCAACTATATTTTCATCATGTTTTGGTACCTTCATTGCTTCAAATGGTTCCTTACTACTTTCTTCCATACTTTCTTTAAGTCTAACCTTACTTTCACACTTTGGTTCTCCAAATTCATTTTGTTTTGACTCTCCACTTTGTTGAATCATAGACTCTTTAAAACCTATTTGATTTGCATCTTTTACCCTATTATCCTTAATCCTAAACTTAGATTCTTCattatcttttttaattgtGCTTCCAATTAAGTCCCTATTAACATCATCAAGCCTTTTGTCAACACTTCTACTATTCAACTTTTGATCCTCAAACTCTTTATCTTGACTTGTATCTTCAATTTCCTTTGACATAAATATACCAACACTTTGATCTATTTCTAATTTCTTACTCACTTCATATTCTTCCTTGCCACCTTTTTCTCTCACACTCTCTCCATTTCCATCTTCAATTCTTAACTTATATTCACCAACTTCTTTTAGTATTCTCCCTTCATTTATTTCCTTCTTAGTATCATCAATCATCTTCTCAATAATATTATCACTTCCTTCCAtatgttgaaattcaaattctttTGAACCTTTTTGGCTTGTCTCACCAACACTACTAGAAACATGATCAAAATCACTTTTCCCATGTTCTCTTCTTCCTTTGTCAAATTCTTGTTCCTTAATTTCCTCAATCTTAAGACCAAAAACCCCTTTCACCAATTTTGGCATGACAATATTTAACATCCATTCTTCTTCATTGTAATTTGCTTTGATCTTATCCAAATTCACACCATAAGGAATTTTGAAAACCTTATTGAAGCCTTTAACATCAACCACTTTCTTTTGCATTACCCATCCCATCATTACCATTTCTTGAATTGGCTTCTTTCCTTTAATTGATATCTTATTACCATCTTTGTTAATATTGATGTCAATGTTATTCCTCTTATAACCTGTGTTTGCAAGGATATTTACCCAGGAATatataaaaaccaaaaattatttagaaTCCTAGAATTTTGTTATGTAATCCTATAGACAAAATTATACTCAAAATTCAAACtactataaaataattaataaatgtaaaaaatgacctaaaataaaatgattagaTAATGGATATATATATCTAATAAAACTTAAGGGATATCAAAGTGTTCacataaatatatgtttggtacaagcaaaaacactatttttgtcgagtaaaaaaaattattttatttttatccttGCAAGGACAAAAATTTCTACTTTTCGTTTtgcattttatttgttttatactTATAGAATTTGTTCCTTTAAGAATATGTTCGTGTAATATTCATTTTAGTCATTGtgtagcttcaagtttcggtgaggcaaaaaaaatactaatattaacaactaattactgTTTATAAAAAACAACTAATTATTGATTTtcgctgttaaaaaaaaaatcatcgtgTATTACATTCATCATTTTGCATATTACATGGATCAGTTTATCATATACAAATATTTTAGgaactaaaataaaacaaaaaattgagtaAATAAAAGAAGTAAAACCACAAGgacaaaaagaaataaattaaataattgtaataaggactaaaactaatattttttacaaggactaaaaaaaaagatatttaaagCATATTTCAACCTTTGTTAAAGATATAGATATATtggaattgaatttttttgctggaattaaaataaatatttctcaGTTTAATTggataaaaacatatttaattaaaacataaaaaagagaagaaaaaaatgggaggattaaaaaaaatgaatgagaGAATTAACTTACCTTTAAGATGTGCAGTGAGGATGAACATGGTGTTAGTTTCTCTAGATTTAAAGACTGGTCCTGTATCCTTCATAAATTGATACTCAGATATGGAATCAATGTCATCTCTAGTTTTGGTGATTTTGAGTCCCAATTCTagttccattttttttctttcttgctttCAATAATGATTTCTTAACAAAAGGTTAGAATtttaaatgaataaaacaaaattgtgtAGATATATATGTTGCTTTATTCTCAAAATAGCTTCAGCAAAAGGAAAAGTATATATTCTTTTTCTCCCTCATGTAGCTCTTGTGGGAGGTGTTGGTAGCAATTTGAGACTGCTTAAACAGTTAGTATTTGTTGTTTCTTCGGTTGGAAATTAGAATCTCTTTTAAAGATATCAAAATCTTTTCCTAAATATACCTCCCATGTACATAATCTGCTTTGGCACATCATGTACCTACTATCAGGAACGGAGCTAGAAAGAGACCAACAAAAGCCACAATCcctcctaattttttttcaatctttTTATACTAACATGCTATTATATTATTGGTTAAATTTCACTTTtgattccactattttattaaCTTCGCGAAAATGGTCTCCCCTTTTTTAATTCAACTTTATAGTCGTCTTGTTACATATACAAATCCACTACTAGTACAATGAAGACATTAATCACACTTTATAGTCTCTTGTTGCATACAGCGTTTGAATGACCCTCAATATAATTTGCGAAGTATCTACTAACCAATTTTATAGTCATCTTGTTACAGATgtttaaatgaaaatttaagtCAACATATAGGGATCAAAGTGGATTTAAGTTTAAGAGCGGTATACATCATTATCActactatgagaataacttatgacacatTTCATAAAATACTGAGCAGTATTCTTACAGTGGATCAATCCAGTATAATTATTactcataatatatatataaggtttCGCTATAAGACACCCATCTTCAAATTAGAAGGTGTCTTTTAGCAAGCTACACCTTTGCTAGTTGACAAAAATatctaacttttttcttaaaCAACCAAAAAAGGAGGGGTATgattgtaattaattaatatttattaaaaaactaaaattccaATTTTCGCTTTCTTTGTCCAATTGGTCAGTAATGCATATGGCTATTTCTGGTTGAACAAATTTTGGTTAGGTGAATCATCCTCTTCTTTACCTATTCCAGAAGCTCTTAAATAGCCAATAGAATTAAAAGATTAAATCTTTGTGGCGgttaaaattttctaaattgattttaaaattaaaaattagtttaaggaATGAAAGAGATCTAAAAAAATTGCAAGTAGCTCAGAAACATTATTTCCggcaacaacaacaaagaagctaaagtaatttttttatcaaaacaataagtcttcatttttttatcaaccCATTGGTCATTCATTCATTACGGAGAGGCctgataaaaaaatggaaattgaatgacgaaggaaaagaaaatcaatttttgctttgataaaacaaaatcaatttaactgaagaaaaaaaaattggttcaaAGAAGAAGATTTGATGACCTTCAACTagaaaattgagatttttgttttttgtaattATATGTTAATTACGGTAATACCCCTCCTTTTTTGGTTGTTTAAGAAAAAAAGTTGGATATTTTTGTCAACTAGTAAAGGTGTAGCTTGCTAAAAGACACCTTCTAATTTAAAAGTGGGTGTCTTATAgcaaaacacacacacatatatatatatatatatatatatatatatatatatatatatatatatatagaggatgtatattatgagaatgataaagatatatgagaatatgagaatgaataataaccattagattaaaatgaatggttgagattaaaatactttttaatGTGTCTTTTCCACTCAATCACAAACCCTTCAACTTCTCTCTTCACTGTTCATTCCTTCGAAGAATCTTTCTCTCTCACGCCTTACCCCCGCAGCCGCCGATGGATACAGCAATACACCAATGAATTCACCATCTTAGTTCTGGCCAACCTCCACTGACCCATAAACTTCCGACCGCCGTCTCAGTTCCGACCGCTGTCTTGCACACAAGTAAATCTTACGACATTGTTGCTGCAACCATTCAATTACACCAGTTAATATAAATCAATCACAAGGTTATTATAACATAAGACAATGTCAAGGTCTCGTTGCTACCAAATCAAAAGAAGAACAATATTAAATTCAATTTGTAATAGCTATATATAAGCAATTCAACCATTTGAAAATATCCCTTCACAAATTTCTTGTTGGTAACTGAAGAACAAAAGGGACGAGACACAGATCCACCATCATCATGTCCACCGTTAGCGTAATCCTTAACAAACCATTTAATAAATTCCTCTTCTAAAGTTGTTTCAATTTATCAATTCATAGTTTTCTCAACTGGCTGCTGAAAGTTTCACATCGGAATAAGGCAATCATGCTCAACAATCACATCTTCTAAAGTGGTGTGAATTAGATCTAATTTTTTACAATCCCTCAACAACCAGAAACGGCAACCAGGCTCTCAAGCCGACAACCGACGATGATGGAAGAAGGCGACCGACCGGAACTActagtggtggaaggaaagggAAGAACCGGTCGGGAATGGTAAGAGAGAAGTAAGATACGGAAGAAGGAAATGTTTGGTTGAATGTGACATGACTCACAATAATTACTTTAATCTCAACCATCCATTTTAATCTAATGGCTATTatttcattctcatattctcatatatctttagcattctcataatatacatcctctatatatatatatatatatatatatatatatatatatatatatatatatatatatatatatatatatatatatatatatatatatatatatgggctgctaacttagacccagttgggtctaagttagcaaggtgcaccttttcagttggacaaaaatacctatttttttaatttttgaaagaatagagcaacaggggcatttctgtaatttacccaatagtacacgcgcccccagtttctatagggggctgctaacttagacccagttgggtctaagttagcaaggtgcaccttttcagttggaccaaaatacccattctttttaattaattaaccaaattaccatcaatggacgcggatccagtgtcgcacgcgtaccgcaggaccatggttacaggccgtggatttccatcagacagccaagcactgatctcatcaagactgtctgatcaatcagacagcccagatcatccgaatccatcagattccagcgcgtgcaccacactggattaagttagaaaaccccatatatatatggggttttctaacttagaccctagttaggtctaagttagcaaggtgcaccttttcaattggaccaaaatacccattctttttaattaattaaccaaaatacccattaatagaccggatccagtgtcgcgcgcgtaccgaaggaccatggttacagaccgttgatttccatcagacagccaagatctgatctcatcaagactgtctgatcaatcagacagcccagatcatcctgatccatcagattccagcgcgtgcgccacactggattacaccctggagagagaaaaatttgctttttaaaagtaggacacgtgtcacacaatggttggctggacgtgatttttgttgatttaatactttgaactcaattatttcgttgtaaattaattttttatttttataccaaaattcataattttttttttctacaaatagagacttggttcgtttgatttggacaccgaaaaaaaaatgcaatttttcactaccttaatctcattttttgtctactaaatacgttacttgtgtgttgtaatttaacacgcaccactcaaccaactcactgaaaccattataccaggaaaatagtagataatattctggaacttttggtatattttatgaaatttttggagacctgaaactatttttagttaattaaatgagataaaacggtaattaaaaactaatgtttgcttctgaaaccattttactggtagaatggttgcacatagttgtattctgaaaccattttactggtagaatggtttcaatgagtaatttattaattgtgtttgcttctgaaaccatttatctggtacaatggtttcagagagttgtaatctgaaaccattttgctgcaagaatggtttcagtaagttgattattagttatttgcttctgaaaccatttagcttgtagaatggttgcacatagttgtactctgaaactattttactggtagaatggtttcagtgagtaatttattaattgtgtttgcttctgaaactattttgctggtagaatggtttcagtaagttgattcttagttatttgcttctgaaaccatttagctggtagaatggtttcagagatttgtactctgaaaccattttcctggtagaatggtttcagtgagttgatgtaaggtagtgaaaaatgagattaaggtagtgaaaaattgggtttttttttctgtgtccaaatcaaacgaaccaagtctctatttgtagagaaaaaaaaattatgaattttggtataaaaataaaaaataaaaaattaatttacaacgaaataattgagttcaaagtattaaatggaaataAATCACGctcagccaatcagacagcgacacgtgtcctgcttttaaaaagtagattcttctctctccagggtgtaatccagtgtggtgcacgcgctggaatctgatggattcgtatgatctgggctgtctgattgatcagacagtcttgatgagatcagagcttggctgtctgatggaaatcatcggcctgtaaccatggtcctgcggtacgcgcgcgacactggatccgcgtccattgatggtaatttggttaattaattaaaaagaatgggtattttggtccaactgaaaaggtgaactttgctaatttagacccaactgg
It contains:
- the LOC123904130 gene encoding centromere-associated protein E; protein product: MELELGLKITKTRDDIDSISEYQFMKDTGPVFKSRETNTMFILTAHLKGYKRNNIDININKDGNKISIKGKKPIQEMVMMGWVMQKKVVDVKGFNKVFKIPYGVNLDKIKANYNEEEWMLNIVMPKLVKGVFGLKIEEIKEQEFDKGRREHGKSDFDHVSSSVGETSQKGSKEFEFQHMEGSDNIIEKMIDDTKKEINEGRILKEVGEYKLRIEDGNGESVREKGGKEEYEVSKKLEIDQSVGIFMSKEIEDTSQDKEFEDQKLNSRSVDKRLDDVNRDLIGSTIKKDNEESKFRIKDNRVKDANQIGFKESMIQQSGESKQNEFGEPKCESKVRLKESMEESSKEPFEAMKVPKHDENIVDHIPNNIDSINQTQLKEEYEKPPFEAYEDVQKTMFGDIIQKEIIKPNKEGFGAKITINEEFPKNLPKNNYEESEGLNNQKMQETKNEKEEMVGKEVEYFLEKGQGERLKVMHEEAKKGNNTNETMKKEIEESDNGIKEGGQQHVAKMKESKGCNVAKEEEQKEVKKEALVENGSLIVEGNESKEITKEIVQDGEDKIENDIVKLKGEGSTKMHVEPNEPFEGENVNNGIFDESETKMFHAIEQTKDVNEKGANIEHSKKKIQNKGIQESVEESSMKPFEANEDVHKDFGKPKMESKDGNQESVREKLNKEAVEGEINEEIQNYLPKITNEQNKGLNVQKRREIKDVKENVVDENVVKRKGKGIEYFVENGEGDRLKNMHVNKESEHEKSEHGIKESGQQHENTVKEMYEVSKSETKELPRQVAEIDGSKDFDVAKEEKKDEVLNEALVESESLMEMVQGEESNPMTKEIVQDDEDKIGIFDGRKTNKFREMKQTEDVKEKNAKIGKFAKTVNEKIQNEEDEDLKKNTPKEKDQCCLQEDMSEGRCESTKSGKEDFSMKMLDSQIDTREGPKDRKMEKTKGIKEESEKVKREKYKKLEVEANELQGTEIETISQILFEESVENKSKPKEIGTPEREFQSVASTGFKEFDYRNAKDKKQNMTMSPQKFQSKETHESKDESINQDILNQKIAKEVETIDDEVVKSLSTPKFQITQQSEVEEKDKSCEGSKEKYKVSLESKGQNHTKDIQNCIEMKENEEAKQKDTFKQEMPLEKGEFLNGETMQEKEAEPLESSLKNDVAEMKTKRPLELEKTIVNWKFPKTKDQHDYGTEEMKLPKIAACQEAKPSKLQRSKCNQQSTEKIKAIGEHEETKDSPKLNIVETAKIDSLQPQFLDVQENILQKKEEPKVTKIEEKHVSTLQREIRKTTQTTEEKELKMKEKMTPFEKVSGSKRVEEKVPDTPNRELQREIEEVASKMVEPSTTVEKTPTKKGERKNPQELTGPNLNYEISKVEEVQKENEVESHIPVLVKTIYKEEGTKANEVESLEASLNNDNLQHEQHEFGTEEIKEPKDATYQEAKTSKLQRPKINEPSTDEISRKSEENIDSLLPLLLNEQDVLHVEEKNDKNGFHTPNIVEEERVVKKREGPMVAKNEETNNSSTLKRVNGKPKTKEENKPKMKEITTQFEKANRSKSVEEKVHRTPKREHQRELEEVTSKIKVEAQTTVEKNTIKEVERKEPLELTSLPNMVNEILKVEEKHQEKEGQKHIQVLEATVAKGKDDRGHQYVQKNNKKEFQTQKTLEDEKVVKEMEEAKVAKSEENKDDCTFKRQDGKTTQALKFDNASSESKRVGEKVHETSDRNHQRELEEATSKMRVEQPTIVVKTPTNMDNEIPRVEEFRKEEVERHIQELEATISKEKDIIEQKEDTGSQQNSMVPKNLPPKRDFDSMEDTPTLEVVADKVVQQLEVSSTSCTKQFEVEGEEKAKRMEPKIDVHDSKKCKRGQDIEQCINNDEEAKQGIEEIKDEEKDYEQVFEEKKEGEDEKRGGKKDNAKISKEFFVPLVIAGSAILVTLIAIFVRNRRARKR